The Peromyscus eremicus chromosome 8b, PerEre_H2_v1, whole genome shotgun sequence genome contains a region encoding:
- the LOC131918805 gene encoding protein LEG1 homolog, which translates to MWNYADRLRMYKILITQTNKYFVQFGANGTGNVLWALTLTYGKLYKTGRFSDPSNTSVCAYDDASPACIAFNSGWGGINFFVIVMNFLAAVESKFLKNISYEILLLSPEKHKDDFCYSIEECRKSFPHAMDAAKEFYQYLQSMKPASTLNSVSVYNTSEERATLLVWKAYQAAVEIGLAKFTDVSWYSSAPERKFAMDVPILMEFCETAIYPTNYKTSKAFLVGFPNRQLKEGEDKTSNTDFKMREKAFLTSAKFISSLNKITGMILKYK; encoded by the exons ATGTGGAATTATGCGGATCGACTACGGATGTATAAGATTCTCATAACACAAACTAACAAATATTTTGTGCAGTTTGGAGCAAATGGTACAGGCAATGTACTGTGGGCTCTCACCTTAACTTACGGAAAGCTATATAAAACAG GTAGATTTTCAGACCCTTCCAATACTTCAGTATGTGCTTATGATGATGCATCTCCTGCCTGTATAGCATTCAACAGTGGCTGGGGAG GCATCAACTTCTTTGTGATTGTTATGAATTTCCTTGCTGCAGTAGAATCAAAGTTTTTGAAGAATATATCATATGAGATACTGCTGCTGTCTCCAGAGAAACACAAGGATGACTTCTGTTATTCCATAGAGGAATGCAGGAAATCTTTCCCACATGCTATGGATGCAGCCAAAGAGTTTTATCAG TATTTGCAGTCCATGAAGCCAGCTTCTACTCTCAACAGTGTTTCTGTTTACAACACAAGTGAAGAGAGAGCAACCCTTCTAGTGTGGAAGGCCTATCAGGCAGCTGTCGAAATTGGATTAGCAAAGTTCACTGATGT GTCCTGGTATTCTTCAGCACCTGAAAGAAAATTCGCTATGGACGTGCCAATCCTCATGGAGTTTTGTGAAACCGCAATATACCCCACAAATTATAAGACTTCAAAAGCCTTTCTTGTGGGTTTCCCAAACAGGCAACTCAAAGAAGGAGAAGATAAAACTTCAAACACCGACTTCAAAATGCGGGAAAAAGCATTTCTTACTTCAGCAAAGTTTATTTCTAGCCTCAATAAAATCACAGGTATGATTTTGAAGTATAAGTGA